The genomic stretch TACAGAAAATGGTTTGTTACAGCCCTGCATAATTCTATAGCTCACTTCCTTGACAGTCTCGTCCTTAAAACTGAGCTTTTTAGGCGGTCTCAGTCCGATTAGATGGTTTGCAACCAAATGAGCAAATGCACCAGTTTGTTTTAATCAACAAATTGGTCATAACCAGTTCCATAAAATGATGTAAACCTGATTAACAATGAAAGGTGTTGTTGGTCACCACTGCATCTGTGCGTCCCACCTGTTAGCGTGGCGACGTTGACGATGGCTCTGGGGTTGAAGGTGTGTCCGTAACAGAGAGCGTCAGCGAGAACCAGTCGGCCCTCTGCATCTGTATTATCAACCTGCACGCAACAATAATAGTAAAACCTGTTAATCTGTGGTCGCACTCAGGCAACTGTATGAAACTTTCAGATTTCATCTTGGGTCCACCCACCTGGATTGTTTTTCCATTCTTGGCTCTGACAACATCACCTGGTTTAGTAGCTTTTCCACTGGGCATGTTCTCACACAAGGGAGCCAGACCTGACAAATGTGTATATGCACAGAGATTCAATGTCAGAACCGCAGTTTTAAAAAGTCaccttggtttttttttggattCATTTTAATCAAGGAGGATTCATACGCTCAGAAGCTCACCGATAATGTTGACGGGCAGCTTGAGAGCTGCCGCGGTGACGATGGACGCGCACACGGTGGCAGCTCCACCCATATCAGCCCGCATCGCATCCATAGAGGGAGACGGCTTCAGAGAAATACCACCACTACCGACAAACAGAGAGAGTGGTGAAACAAGCTGAGAGCATTACATGTGCTCCACAGGTTGATAATCTTCTCGTAGTAATGACACAGATCATGTATAATTACAGTTTACCTGTCAAAGGTGATGCCCTTGCCAACTAGGAGCAGCGGGGCCTGTTTGCTGTCAGGAGAGCCATTGTAATGGAGCTCCAGGAAGACAGGCGGCTCCTCTGAACCTCTAGACACGCTCAGAAACGCCCCCATCTGTTGCTCCTCAATCCAAGACTGAGATCTACAAAAACACGTGGATTATCAGACAAAAAAATCCCGATAATGCAGCAAACACTGTGCTTCACATGTCTTCGTCCGCTCCTCCATCCACtgacagataaataaatgacGGATAAATCATAAAAGGTtgtgctttaaaaacacaacacagtccCAGTAAACATTCTGATGATGAATAAAGCACAAACCTTTTATTTATGGTGACTCGTTCAGCATGTGGCCCTAGTTTCTCCTCAATGGTGTTTGCAAAAGCAGTAGGGGTGATGTGATTGGCTGGAGCCTCCATGAGTAGGCGTGCCAGGTTTTGGCCTTCTGCATACGCGACTCCTTTCTCCCAACTGGCCGAGTCAGCACTATGAACAAAAGCACAGGTTTAAATTACAGCGATGCTGCGTAACCCTGTTAACCGAGCTGTAACGTAGAATTCAGCTGTTGGTCTACCTTCCATGGAGCTGTGTGGTCACTTTGGTCTTCTTCTTTGATTTGAGTTGGTCGTAATGAAACAAACCCAGAGCTGCACCTTCTGCCGCTGACTGGGCGTCACCGCATGCGTCCACCTCCACGTGGTTCACCTCCAGGTCCTGAAGTAACCTGCAGCCGgctgaacacacaaaacacacacagatatcagCCCGGTACTAACTCCAGAATAACCTCCATATAACCAGCACTGAGACGAGCCGGGTCTTACCTGACACTGCCTGCCTGATGTTCTCCTTGCTGGTGTCCCAGTTCTCTTTCCCACACACACCTTCATTGTTCTTACCCAGCCCGACGACCGCTACACATGGGAAGTCCTGAAGAGCAAAACAAGGAAGATTTGGCAACTTTGATATTGTCAAGAGAGACTTCTTACTTCTTCTAATATTACACTTTGTTACCTTGTGGATTCCATAAAATACTCTGCTTTTGCCTTGTTTGAGAGCTGGTCCAGAGCTGGaaagtaaaaaagacaaaaccagTTTATTGAGCAATCATGCAACTTGTTGACACACAGCTTTAGGGTGGTCTCCATTAGGAATGCTGTATGTTTCACAGTTTATaccaaatcacattttttttctctcctcctagAAAATGAGACCCCCTAACCCTGCTAAACGGAAGACAAGAACTCCAAACTATTTTAGCTCAAACAGTTGGTTAGAAGAGGGGTGGAGCGAGCTGCCACCCTTTTTGAACTCCATACTGGATT from Sparus aurata chromosome 1, fSpaAur1.1, whole genome shotgun sequence encodes the following:
- the lap3 gene encoding cytosol aminopeptidase — protein: MTMLLLRRAAQTAVRTNQRRSFCASQTHLSDRKGLVLGVFEKEGEEDGLHLTEAAAGFDQTLSGKLSELLKISGPALKQGKSRVFYGIHKDFPCVAVVGLGKNNEGVCGKENWDTSKENIRQAVSAGCRLLQDLEVNHVEVDACGDAQSAAEGAALGLFHYDQLKSKKKTKVTTQLHGSADSASWEKGVAYAEGQNLARLLMEAPANHITPTAFANTIEEKLGPHAERVTINKRSQSWIEEQQMGAFLSVSRGSEEPPVFLELHYNGSPDSKQAPLLLVGKGITFDSGGISLKPSPSMDAMRADMGGAATVCASIVTAAALKLPVNIIGLAPLCENMPSGKATKPGDVVRAKNGKTIQVDNTDAEGRLVLADALCYGHTFNPRAIVNVATLTGAMDVALGSAATGVFTNSDWLWEQLHKASVVTGDRVWRMPLFQHYTRQVTDCQLADLNNIGKYSRSGGACTAAAFLREFVTAPHWAHLDIAGVMSNKDEVPYLRKGMSGRPTRTLVEFAAGLAHDS